From the Nodularia sp. NIES-3585 genome, one window contains:
- a CDS encoding PotD/PotF family extracellular solute-binding protein, whose amino-acid sequence MANRRQFLQALTAVSSLSLASCGWRLGDVRSATNIDSDQLYIYTWTQYADQELLQAFTKQTGVKVLVDVYDSNEVMLAKLLAGGGGAYSLIYPSDYMVQKMQEQDILIKLNNQRLNGADKLFPQFQNPSYDLNNRYSIPFSWGTTGLIYNSEILKDAPDDWDYLWQNQEILNKRMTLLNDLREVMGAVLRMLGYSYNSTDKDEIKQAYEKLLELKPAIAAFNTDAWQNQMLAGDITLAMCYSVDAIKVIAENPQLKYVIPRSGSSIWTDAIVIPKTAPNIDGAYAWINFILQPEVSAKISQRLNIATPNSAGFEQLPNQIKNDRNLFPPAELLAKCERIIPLKDLEDIYERYWTQLTIN is encoded by the coding sequence ATGGCGAATAGACGGCAATTTTTACAAGCCTTGACAGCAGTTTCTAGTTTGTCGCTGGCTAGTTGTGGCTGGAGACTAGGTGATGTCAGGTCTGCAACGAATATTGACAGTGACCAATTGTATATTTACACTTGGACGCAATATGCTGATCAAGAATTACTCCAAGCTTTTACTAAGCAAACAGGTGTAAAAGTGCTGGTAGATGTCTATGATTCTAATGAAGTCATGCTAGCTAAACTTTTGGCTGGTGGTGGTGGTGCTTACAGCCTCATCTATCCATCTGACTATATGGTGCAGAAGATGCAGGAGCAGGATATATTAATCAAACTAAATAATCAGCGATTAAATGGTGCCGATAAATTATTTCCCCAGTTCCAAAATCCTAGTTATGACCTCAATAATCGCTATAGCATTCCCTTTAGCTGGGGAACAACAGGTTTAATTTACAATTCCGAAATCCTCAAAGATGCACCAGATGATTGGGATTACCTTTGGCAAAATCAAGAAATCCTCAATAAGCGAATGACACTGTTAAATGACCTTCGTGAGGTGATGGGAGCAGTATTACGAATGTTGGGTTATTCATACAACTCCACAGATAAAGATGAAATTAAACAGGCTTATGAAAAATTGTTAGAGTTGAAACCCGCGATCGCTGCCTTTAATACTGATGCTTGGCAAAACCAAATGCTAGCAGGAGATATAACCTTAGCAATGTGTTATTCAGTTGATGCTATTAAAGTGATTGCCGAAAATCCCCAACTCAAATATGTCATTCCTCGCAGTGGTTCTTCAATATGGACTGATGCAATTGTTATTCCTAAAACAGCGCCCAATATCGATGGAGCCTATGCCTGGATTAACTTTATTTTGCAACCAGAAGTATCAGCTAAAATTAGTCAACGCCTGAATATTGCTACTCCTAATAGTGCTGGTTTTGAACAATTACCAAATCAAATCAAGAATGACCGCAATTTGTTCCCCCCTGCCGAATTGTTAGCAAAATGCGAACGGATCATCCCTTTAAAAGATTTAGAAGATATTTATGAGCGTTATTGGACTCAATTGACTATTAATTAA
- a CDS encoding ABC transporter ATP-binding protein, whose product MTQTVTQNHQKTTTSQPLDVELRHVFKFFNKEPAVHGVDLDIKQGEFFSILGPSGCGKTTILRLIAGFEMTDAGKVLIQGHLMSNVPAYRRPVNTVFQSYALFNHMNVWDNIAFGLRLHKKFSKSEIATRVKEALMLVKMESLRSRFPSQLSGGQQQRVALARALVNRPAVLLLDEPLGALDLKLRKNMQVELSNLHQDLGLTFIMVTHDQEEAMSLSDRIAVMNQGKIEQVGTPREIYEHPQTPFVADFIGDTNLFSGDITNVESSSIQIQTKTGLKITIARTPETPTELSQAVVVSVRPEKIQLSLYHPSVLTNCFEARLGNVMYLGTHVSYVVELTNGERINVLQPNTFGNLPDRDTPIYAWWTESDCIALLNP is encoded by the coding sequence ATGACTCAAACTGTCACCCAAAATCACCAAAAAACCACCACATCTCAACCCCTGGATGTTGAACTGCGTCATGTGTTCAAGTTTTTTAACAAAGAACCAGCAGTACATGGAGTCGATTTAGATATCAAACAGGGAGAATTCTTTAGTATTTTAGGCCCTTCTGGTTGTGGTAAGACCACCATCCTACGCTTAATAGCTGGGTTTGAAATGACGGACGCTGGTAAGGTATTGATTCAGGGTCATTTGATGAGTAATGTCCCTGCTTATCGCCGACCTGTAAATACTGTCTTTCAAAGCTATGCTTTGTTTAACCACATGAATGTGTGGGATAACATCGCTTTTGGACTACGCCTCCACAAAAAATTCTCCAAATCAGAAATCGCCACCAGAGTTAAAGAAGCTTTAATGCTGGTAAAAATGGAAAGTTTGCGATCGCGCTTTCCGAGTCAGCTCTCTGGTGGTCAACAGCAACGGGTGGCTTTAGCTAGGGCTTTAGTCAATCGCCCCGCTGTCTTATTGCTAGATGAACCTTTAGGGGCTTTAGACTTAAAACTGCGTAAAAATATGCAGGTAGAGTTATCGAATTTACATCAAGATTTAGGATTGACCTTTATCATGGTGACACACGATCAGGAAGAGGCTATGTCCTTGAGCGATCGCATCGCCGTGATGAATCAAGGCAAAATTGAGCAAGTCGGGACTCCTAGAGAAATTTACGAACATCCCCAAACGCCCTTTGTTGCGGATTTCATTGGTGACACTAATTTATTTAGTGGTGACATCACTAATGTGGAATCCTCAAGCATACAAATTCAGACGAAAACCGGACTCAAAATTACCATCGCCCGCACTCCAGAAACACCAACTGAATTATCTCAAGCCGTAGTGGTGAGTGTGCGCCCAGAAAAAATCCAACTTTCGCTATATCACCCTAGTGTGTTAACAAATTGCTTTGAAGCCCGACTGGGTAACGTCATGTATTTGGGAACCCACGTTAGTTATGTTGTGGAATTGACCAATGGTGAGAGGATCAATGTTTTGCAGCCCAATACCTTTGGCAATTTACCAGACCGTGATACACCTATTTATGCTTGGTGGACGGAAAGTGACTGTATAGCTTTATTAAATCCTTAG
- a CDS encoding ABC transporter permease: MLKKNSPDEYISLEENPDINKLQPPQRSWLKPLVLLAPSGVWLLLLLVLPTFLILQLSFVPNIRPGEIVNPSGIDNYIRIVDPLYLQVIGRSLWLAIATTIICLILGLPVAYWIAQIAPQRWRNLLILGFVLPLWTSSLLRSYAWITILRPTGLLNSVLSNLGLPILELLNRIPAVLIGMSYSLLPYMVLILYASLEKLDKRLLEAAADLGANDIETFFKVTVPQIFPGITAGSILVLITALGDFINPELLGGASSMTAARLVYNQFLGVTQNWGFGSALSMTIILAVSIAIALLIKFGELRDNS, translated from the coding sequence ATGCTGAAGAAAAATAGCCCTGATGAGTATATTTCCTTAGAGGAAAATCCAGATATAAACAAATTACAGCCACCTCAGAGAAGCTGGCTAAAACCCTTAGTATTACTTGCCCCTTCTGGTGTTTGGTTATTACTTTTGCTGGTGCTACCAACATTTTTAATTTTGCAGTTAAGCTTCGTACCCAACATTAGACCAGGAGAGATAGTCAATCCCAGTGGAATCGATAACTATATTCGGATAGTTGATCCTCTCTATCTGCAAGTGATTGGGCGATCCTTATGGTTAGCGATCGCCACCACAATAATTTGCCTGATCTTGGGCTTACCTGTCGCCTATTGGATTGCTCAAATAGCACCACAACGCTGGCGAAATTTGCTAATTTTAGGCTTTGTTCTGCCCTTGTGGACTTCCTCGCTGCTGCGTTCTTATGCTTGGATTACTATTTTACGTCCTACTGGCTTATTAAACAGCGTACTTAGCAATTTAGGCTTGCCCATTTTAGAATTACTTAACCGAATTCCAGCCGTATTAATTGGTATGAGCTATAGTTTATTACCCTATATGGTCTTAATTCTATATGCATCTTTAGAAAAGCTAGATAAGCGCTTATTAGAAGCAGCAGCCGATTTAGGTGCAAATGACATAGAAACTTTTTTTAAAGTCACCGTCCCCCAAATTTTCCCAGGAATTACTGCTGGTTCAATCCTGGTCTTAATCACAGCATTAGGGGATTTTATCAACCCGGAATTATTGGGTGGGGCTTCTAGTATGACAGCAGCACGGTTAGTTTATAACCAATTTCTGGGAGTTACTCAAAATTGGGGCTTTGGTTCAGCCTTGAGTATGACAATAATTTTGGCTGTGAGTATCGCGATCGCGCTTTTAATTAAGTTTGGTGAACTTAGGGATAATAGCTAA
- a CDS encoding ATP-binding protein: MKNTKIVNKLILWFLIIALLPLTKVTCLNYYIASSSQKKESENNLIAMADNKAKWLENYINERKNNATAITQIPNIIDAVEKYQRVFERFGINSQAYEEVDAEYKTFIGNYLEIFGYSDIFLISQAGDAIFSVKRDPEFGSNFYTGTYKDYELAKVFDRAKTLMQVEISNFGYHLDPREPVAFIAAPIFKGEIIIGVLVLKLNNQEFNKVVNNYIGLGKTGETIVVSQIDETIVFTSPTRHDPNAAFNRTINVNQQKSYPLNQASQGMKGFGITLDYRGQKTIAAWRYLPSLNSGLLVKMDTAEAFASLNTLRNIIIILIIITLILVIFAAIVVAKSISKPVIELTDVVKQLAKGNFYQKAQVITNDEIGQLAKSFNYMAENLEESFETIKLRELELAAANEKLAVLLTDLEQKAQQLATQLIQSEKMSSLGQLVAGVAHEINNPVSFIYGNIYPAKQYIQDLLKVIQIYQQSYPHPIAEIQQISKDIDLDFVVIDLPKLITSIEMGAKRITEIVLSLRNFSRLDEAEIKPVNIHEGIDSTLMILANRLKANFERPEIAVIKVYGNLPLVNCYAGQLNQVFMNILVNAIDALEEAMTSNNFTREPKIFIRTELTKDNQVYISISDNGIGIPEHIQNKLFDPFFTTKPIGKGTGLGLSISYEVITERHKGKLQCISAHNHGTKFLISFPLHQGSKKITS, encoded by the coding sequence GTGAAAAATACCAAAATAGTCAACAAATTAATATTATGGTTTTTGATAATCGCCTTGTTACCGCTAACAAAAGTCACTTGCTTAAATTATTACATTGCCAGTAGCTCTCAGAAAAAAGAATCTGAAAATAATTTGATTGCGATGGCAGATAACAAAGCAAAATGGCTAGAAAACTATATTAATGAACGTAAAAATAATGCCACAGCTATTACACAAATTCCTAATATCATTGATGCTGTAGAAAAATATCAACGGGTGTTTGAAAGATTTGGGATTAATTCTCAAGCATATGAAGAAGTAGATGCAGAGTATAAAACCTTTATCGGTAATTATTTAGAAATATTTGGTTATTCTGACATTTTTTTAATATCTCAGGCTGGAGATGCTATTTTTTCAGTAAAACGTGATCCAGAATTTGGTTCAAACTTTTATACAGGAACCTACAAAGATTATGAGCTTGCGAAAGTTTTTGACCGCGCCAAAACATTAATGCAAGTTGAAATATCTAATTTTGGCTATCATTTAGATCCTAGAGAACCCGTAGCTTTTATTGCTGCTCCCATATTTAAAGGTGAGATTATTATTGGTGTATTAGTATTAAAACTAAATAATCAAGAATTTAATAAAGTCGTTAATAATTATATTGGTTTGGGTAAAACTGGTGAAACAATTGTAGTTTCACAAATTGATGAAACCATAGTATTTACCTCACCAACACGTCATGATCCCAATGCTGCTTTTAACAGAACTATTAACGTTAATCAGCAGAAATCATACCCACTTAATCAAGCATCTCAGGGGATGAAAGGCTTTGGTATTACCCTTGATTATCGAGGTCAAAAAACTATTGCCGCCTGGAGGTATTTACCTTCCTTAAATAGTGGGCTATTAGTTAAAATGGATACAGCAGAAGCTTTTGCTTCTTTAAATACATTGCGAAATATTATTATTATTTTAATTATAATTACACTGATTTTAGTAATATTTGCAGCTATTGTAGTTGCCAAATCAATTTCTAAGCCAGTTATAGAACTTACTGATGTTGTCAAACAATTGGCGAAAGGAAATTTTTATCAAAAAGCACAAGTCATTACCAATGATGAAATTGGTCAATTGGCAAAATCATTTAACTATATGGCTGAAAATCTGGAAGAGTCTTTTGAAACTATCAAATTGAGAGAGTTAGAATTGGCTGCTGCTAACGAAAAATTGGCAGTGCTTTTAACAGACTTAGAACAAAAAGCTCAACAACTAGCTACTCAACTAATACAGAGCGAAAAAATGTCTAGTTTAGGTCAGTTAGTTGCAGGTGTAGCACATGAAATTAACAACCCAGTCAGTTTTATTTATGGTAATATTTATCCAGCCAAGCAATACATTCAAGATTTACTAAAAGTTATCCAAATTTATCAACAGTCTTATCCGCATCCAATTGCAGAAATTCAACAAATATCAAAAGATATTGACCTAGATTTTGTAGTCATAGACCTCCCTAAGTTAATCACATCTATAGAAATGGGAGCTAAAAGAATCACAGAAATTGTCCTATCTTTACGCAATTTTTCCCGTTTGGATGAGGCAGAAATCAAACCTGTGAATATCCATGAGGGTATTGATAGTACCCTGATGATTTTAGCAAATCGTCTCAAAGCTAACTTTGAACGTCCAGAAATCGCAGTGATTAAAGTATATGGCAATTTACCATTGGTAAATTGCTATGCGGGACAACTTAATCAGGTATTTATGAATATTTTGGTTAATGCAATTGATGCTTTAGAAGAAGCTATGACCAGCAATAATTTTACTAGAGAACCCAAAATTTTTATTCGTACTGAACTGACTAAGGATAATCAAGTATATATTAGTATTTCTGATAATGGTATTGGTATTCCTGAACATATTCAAAATAAATTATTTGATCCTTTTTTTACTACCAAGCCTATAGGAAAAGGTACAGGTTTAGGTTTATCGATTAGCTACGAAGTTATTACTGAAAGACATAAGGGAAAATTACAGTGTATTTCTGCCCACAATCACGGAACAAAATTTTTGATTTCATTTCCTTTACATCAAGGGTCAAAAAAAATAACCTCCTAA
- the urtA gene encoding urea ABC transporter substrate-binding protein — MNRKNIYFLLVFGLTIIISFLIYTQIQAAKKPIKVGILHSLSGTMAISEKSVVDATLLAIEEINAQGGVLGRKVQPIVVDGESNWQTFAQKAEELIVQEKVVTVFGCWTSASRKTVNPVFNNYNHLLIYPVQYEGLENSPNIVYTGAAPNQQIIPAVKWSFDNLGKRFFLVGSDYIFPRTANAIIKDQVTALQGEILGEEYILLGSKNVTEAVKKIKQTQPDIILNTINGDSNIYFFQALKNEGITADKIPTISFSLAEEELRNFSIKDMVGNYAVWNYFQSIDNPRNHEFIKKFQQRYGKNRVTSDPIEAAYFGVYLWAQAIQDAGTDNVNAIREHIKDQSFLAPEGIVYIDPDNQHTWKTVRVGKIQADGQFEIVWNSDKPIRPRPYPLSRTKTEWETFVKSLYQSWNNNWANPG; from the coding sequence ATGAATAGAAAAAATATTTATTTCTTATTAGTTTTTGGATTAACAATCATCATATCTTTTTTAATTTACACTCAAATTCAAGCTGCCAAGAAACCTATTAAAGTGGGAATTCTACATTCTCTGAGTGGCACAATGGCAATTAGTGAAAAATCTGTTGTTGATGCCACCTTACTGGCTATTGAAGAAATTAATGCTCAAGGTGGTGTTCTGGGCAGAAAAGTTCAGCCAATTGTTGTTGATGGCGAATCTAACTGGCAGACCTTTGCTCAAAAAGCCGAAGAATTGATTGTACAAGAAAAAGTCGTTACCGTCTTTGGCTGCTGGACTTCTGCTAGTCGCAAAACAGTCAATCCTGTATTTAATAACTATAATCATTTACTGATTTATCCAGTACAGTACGAAGGACTAGAAAATTCGCCCAATATAGTCTATACAGGTGCAGCGCCTAATCAACAAATTATTCCAGCGGTTAAGTGGTCTTTTGATAATTTAGGAAAAAGATTTTTTTTGGTCGGTTCAGATTATATTTTTCCCCGCACAGCCAACGCCATTATTAAAGACCAAGTAACCGCATTACAAGGTGAAATTCTTGGTGAGGAATATATACTTTTGGGTAGTAAGAATGTTACAGAAGCCGTAAAAAAAATTAAACAAACTCAACCAGATATTATTTTAAACACTATTAATGGTGACAGTAATATTTACTTCTTCCAAGCATTGAAAAATGAGGGAATTACTGCCGATAAAATTCCTACCATTTCCTTCAGTCTGGCCGAAGAAGAATTACGTAATTTCTCGATTAAAGATATGGTAGGTAACTATGCAGTCTGGAATTATTTTCAGAGTATTGATAATCCCAGAAATCATGAATTTATCAAAAAATTTCAGCAAAGATATGGTAAAAATAGAGTCACATCTGACCCTATTGAAGCAGCCTATTTTGGCGTTTACCTCTGGGCGCAAGCAATTCAAGATGCAGGTACAGATAATGTCAATGCTATTCGAGAACATATCAAAGACCAAAGTTTCCTCGCACCAGAAGGTATTGTATATATAGACCCTGATAACCAACATACCTGGAAAACAGTGCGCGTTGGCAAAATCCAAGCCGACGGACAATTTGAAATTGTTTGGAACTCAGATAAACCAATTCGACCCCGACCTTATCCCCTTTCCCGTACTAAAACTGAATGGGAAACTTTTGTCAAATCTCTTTATCAAAGCTGGAACAATAATTGGGCGAATCCTGGTTAA